The nucleotide window CCGCAGCAGCAGCACGGGCAGCGTCGGCACGCCCTCGCGCAGATCAGTGCCCGGGGACTTGCCTGATTTGTCCTTCAGCCCAGTGACATCGATGACGTCGTCAGCCAGCTGGAACGCCACTCCGACCTTCTCGCCGTAGGACACCATGACGTCCACGGCGGACGCCGGCGCATCCGCGAAGATTGCGCCCAGCTGCCCGGACGCGGCGACCAGCGAACCGGTTTTGTCCGCAATGACCGACAGATAGTGTTCTACCGGATCCTCGCCGTCCCGTGGGCCGACCGTCTCATGCAGCTGGCCCAGGCACAGCCGCTCAAAGGTGCGCGCCTGAATACCCAGCGCACGGGATCCCAATTCCGAGACCAGGATCGACGCCCGCGCGAAAATCAGGTCCCCGGTCAGGATGGCCACGGAGTTGCCCCACACTTCGTGGGCCGTGGGGGCACCGCGGCGGTAGGGCGCGGAGTCCATGACGTCGTCGTGATAGAGCGTTGCCAGATGAGTCAGTTCGACGACGACGGCGGCAACCACCACCTCCGCCTTGCGTGCGTCCCCCAGATGGGAGGCGAGGATGGTCAGCAGCGGACGGATTCGCTTGCCGCCGGCTTCGACCAGGTGACGGGAGGTGGCATCGGCCAGCGGGTCGGAACTGGAGATCGCTTCGCGCAACTGCTTCTCGACCTTGGCCAGGCATGTCGACACCGCAGGACCAAGCTCCGGGTCCTCAGCGATCAGGGCGAAACCCGCCGGCAGGTGCATCCCGGTAGCGATCACACCGGTGCTCGGGTCCAGCTCGTCGATGAGCGGCCGCGGGTGGCCAGCGCGGGTCCAGCTGGTGTGGGGGGAATCCGTCATGGGTCTAAGCCTATCGGGCGAGGGACCCGATGCGAGCGCAGCGAGTTGGAGGACCCCAAACCGGGGAGTTTTGTACAGGTCTAGTGGATTCCAGGCGATGGAACCCACCGGAGGTGCGCAAAAGTTCCCAAGGGGTTTCGGGTTACCTACTGGTTGCTGGTCGCCGGCACCAGCTTCTCGAGCACATGGATCAGCCGATCCTCAAAGCCCTTCGGCGAGGAGTCGGTGAGATTGGCCAGCATGCGCACAACAAACCGCATCAGCACGGGGATGGGCATGCCCGTGCGCAGCGCAAGGCGAAGGATGGCCGGTTTACCGATGAGCCCCGCGAAGATCCGCCCCAGGGTGAAGTGGCTCCCCCACTGGTCCCGGACGTAGGGCGCGTAGCCGGCAAGCACGGTGTCCCGTCCGGACCCTGGCGAAGCGGTGAGCGACCGCTCGATGAACTCGGCCGCATACCGCGCCGACTCCATCGCATAGGAGATGCCCTCACCATTGAACGGCGACACCATGCCCCCGGCGTCCCCCAGCAGCAACAGTCCGGGTGAATAGTGCGGAGTGCGGTTGAAGCCCATCGGCAACGCCGCACCACGGATCTCACCGACCTGGTTCTCCTCGGTGAACCCCCACCCTGCGGGCATCCCGGCGGTCCAGTCACGCAATACCTGCTTGTAGTCAAGCTTCCCGAACGACGCCGAGGAGTTCAAAATCCCCAGACCCACGTTCGAGGTGCCGTCGCCCACACCGAATACCCAGCCGTAACCGGGCAGCGGCTTCCCGGAGGCGTCCGGCAGCTCCAGCCAGCCCTCCATCCACGGATCCTCATGCCGGGGACTCGTGAAGTAGGTACGCACTGCCACGCCCAGCGGCCGGTCATCCCGCTTGGCCATGCCAAGGCTCACCGCAGTCCGCGTCGAGTTACCGTCCGCAGCCAGCACAACGTCGGCGCTCAGTGTCTTCTGCTCGCCGGTCCGGCGACCGTTGGGCCCCAGAACATTGACGACGACGCCGGTCACCCGCCCGGATCCATCCCGCACCGCTTCGGTGACGGAATGGCCCTCAAGAATCTGCGCACCGGCGGACCGGGCGTGCGAGGCGAGCTGCTCATCGAAGCCGAGGCGTGTGCGTACCAGCCCATAGGAGGGGAAGTCGGACAGCTCGGGCCAGGGAAGCTCCACCGTACGGCCTCCGGCCAGCAGCCGCAGACCCTTGTTCCGCCGCCAACCGAGTTCCTCGCCATGCGGCAACCCAAGCAGCTGGATCTCCCGGACGGCGCGCGGCGTGAAACCGTCACCGCACACTTTCTCCCGGGGGAAGAACGTCTTCTCGACAACCGTCGTTTCGATCCCTGCGGCGGCCAGGTAATAGGCGGCTGTGGACCCGGCAGGCCCCGCACCGATGATGAGGACTGACACCTAGTTGGCAGCCCTGCTGCTGCGGCGCCGGCCGCGCGTCTGGGAGCCGGCCGCCGTCGTCGTGATGGTGTCTTCCGGTTTGGTGGCGCGGTGCACAGCGACGATGCCGCCGTTGAGATTGCGGTACGCGACCGATCCCCAGCCGCTCTGCGTGATCCAGCCCGCGAGCTCGTCCTGGTTGGGCCAGGCGCGGATGGACTCGGCGAGGTAGACATAGGCGGCGGGGTTGGAGCTGACCTTGGTGGCGATTGCCGGAAGCGCCCGCATCAGATACTCCGTGTACAGGGTGCGCCACAGTGGAATGACGGGCTGGGAGAACTCGGCAATGACCAGCCGTCCGCCAGGTTTGGTGACGCGGAGCATCTCCTCGAGCGCCCTGGTGGGCCGGTCTACATTGCGCAGGCCGAAGGAAATGGTGGAGGCGTCAAAGGAGTTGTCCGCGAAGGGAAGGTCGGTGGCGTCTCCGGCGATGAAGTCGATATCCGGCCGGCGGCGCTTGCCCACACGCAGCATTCCGAGTGAGAAATCACACGCGATGACGTTCACCCCGGCGTCCGCGTAGGGCTCGCTCGAGGTGCCCGTTCCGGCTGCGAGGTCCAGCACCCGGTCCCCGGCCTCCGCGTTCACGGCGTCAACGACAATCCGCCGCCAGCGGTGGGTTTGCCCCAGCGACAGCACGTCATTGACGACGTCATACTTGGGCGCCACGTCGTCAAACATGGCGGCAACTTCGTCGGGACGCTTATCCAGCGATGCTCGATTCACTCCCTCATTGTCTCAAACATTGCAGGGCACCCCCAATCCGCACCAGGGACGGGCGGGCTGCCGCTCGGGAGTACGCTAGATCATCATGAGCAATCCGTCCCCTGCCGCAGTGGCGACGCCGCTGAATCAGGCGCCGGCACTTCGCAGCATCACCTTTGAGCGGGGCGACCTTCAGCTCGATACCGGCCTCCTGGACTTCGTTGTGCGGAGCGATGTTCACACCTGGATCCGGCGCGGCGGCGGCATCGTGGCCTTTGGGGAGACGGCGCGCTTCACCACGCACGGTCCCGGCCGCTTCGCGGACGCACAGGCGTGGTGGCGCGAGGTTGTTGCGGCGGCTGATGTCGTGGACCCCCTCGCCCAGCCGGGCAGCGGGTTAGTGGCATTCGGCTCGTTTGCCTTTTCGAAGACGTCCCGTCATCTGTCGCGCCTGATAGTGCCGCGCATTCTTGTCGGCAGCCGCGAAGGCAAGAGCTGGATCACCTACATCACGGACGACGACGGCGCAGAGTTGAGTGCCTCCGCCGCCGAAGCGGAACTCGCCGCCTACCTCGACGAGGTGGAGCCCGAACGCGAGCCCTGTCCGGGCGACCGGCTTGCCCCGGGAATCCTCACCGAAGAGCAGTGGATGACGGCCGTCAGCCGCGGAGTCGCGCACATCAGGGAAGGTGAGCTGAGCAAGCTCGTGCTCGCCCGCGATGTCGTCGCAGAACTCGGATCGCCCATCTCGACGTCGCAGGTGCTCCGTGAACTCGCTGTCCGGTATTCCGATTGCTGGACGTACTCGGTGGACGGGCTCATCGGCTCCACGCCGGAAATGCTCATCAAGGTCGAGGACCAGACCGCCCGTGCCCGGGTACTGGCGGGAACCCTTGACCGCTCAACTGAGCCCGCCGGTGACAGCGGATACGCGAAGCGCGTCCTGGCGGGTTCCGAGAAGCAGCAGCACGAGCATGAGATCGCGATCGACTCCCTCACCCGGCAGCTGGAACCGTTCACCCGGACCATGACATCGCACAGCGAGCCGTTTGTCCTTGAACTTCCCAACGTGTGGCACCTGGCATCGGATGTCAGCGCAGAACTGGCCGTGGACACCGAGGGCAACGTGCCGTCGTCGTTGGCTCTGGTGGAGGCGCTCCATCCCACTGCCGCCGTGTGCGGGACACCGACCACGGTGGCCGGCGAGCTGATCCGCGAGCTGGAGCACCTTGAGCGTGGCCCCTACGCCGGCCCGGTGGGATGGATGGATGCGACAGGAAACGGTGAATGGGGTATCGCCCTGCGCGGTGCCGTCGTCGAGACTCCCACCCGAGTCCGGATGTACGCCGGGTGCGGAATCGTCGAGGCGTCCCAGCCGGTCGCGGAACTGGCGGAAACGTGGAGCAAGTTCCGGCCGATGATCGAGGCGCTGGGGCTGCGGGCACCACTACGATCCTGAATCAGATTCATTCTGACTGTTGGTTACCAATAGGCAATGCCTGTAGCCTGTGATGCACATCTCTATACAGCTAGAATCGTCCATGACGTTTCTTTACTCCCGTTCAAAGCTGAGGTACTGCATGTTCTCCAAGATTTCAAAGTCACTTGCTGTTATGGCAGTTGGCACGCTGGCACTGACCGCATGTGGCGGCGGAACCGAGTCCGGAGAGGGCGGCGAGGCAGCAGGCGGCTCCGAACTGAACCTCGTCTCCCCCGGCACCCTGACCGTCTGCTCCGACATTCCCTACGAGCCGTTCGAATACGAGGAGAACGGTGAGTATGTCGGGTTTGATATGGACCTGATGCGTGAAATCGCCAC belongs to Arthrobacter tumbae and includes:
- a CDS encoding geranylgeranyl reductase family protein, with the translated sequence MSVLIIGAGPAGSTAAYYLAAAGIETTVVEKTFFPREKVCGDGFTPRAVREIQLLGLPHGEELGWRRNKGLRLLAGGRTVELPWPELSDFPSYGLVRTRLGFDEQLASHARSAGAQILEGHSVTEAVRDGSGRVTGVVVNVLGPNGRRTGEQKTLSADVVLAADGNSTRTAVSLGMAKRDDRPLGVAVRTYFTSPRHEDPWMEGWLELPDASGKPLPGYGWVFGVGDGTSNVGLGILNSSASFGKLDYKQVLRDWTAGMPAGWGFTEENQVGEIRGAALPMGFNRTPHYSPGLLLLGDAGGMVSPFNGEGISYAMESARYAAEFIERSLTASPGSGRDTVLAGYAPYVRDQWGSHFTLGRIFAGLIGKPAILRLALRTGMPIPVLMRFVVRMLANLTDSSPKGFEDRLIHVLEKLVPATSNQ
- a CDS encoding isochorismate synthase — its product is MSNPSPAAVATPLNQAPALRSITFERGDLQLDTGLLDFVVRSDVHTWIRRGGGIVAFGETARFTTHGPGRFADAQAWWREVVAAADVVDPLAQPGSGLVAFGSFAFSKTSRHLSRLIVPRILVGSREGKSWITYITDDDGAELSASAAEAELAAYLDEVEPEREPCPGDRLAPGILTEEQWMTAVSRGVAHIREGELSKLVLARDVVAELGSPISTSQVLRELAVRYSDCWTYSVDGLIGSTPEMLIKVEDQTARARVLAGTLDRSTEPAGDSGYAKRVLAGSEKQQHEHEIAIDSLTRQLEPFTRTMTSHSEPFVLELPNVWHLASDVSAELAVDTEGNVPSSLALVEALHPTAAVCGTPTTVAGELIRELEHLERGPYAGPVGWMDATGNGEWGIALRGAVVETPTRVRMYAGCGIVEASQPVAELAETWSKFRPMIEALGLRAPLRS
- a CDS encoding demethylmenaquinone methyltransferase, translated to MNRASLDKRPDEVAAMFDDVAPKYDVVNDVLSLGQTHRWRRIVVDAVNAEAGDRVLDLAAGTGTSSEPYADAGVNVIACDFSLGMLRVGKRRRPDIDFIAGDATDLPFADNSFDASTISFGLRNVDRPTRALEEMLRVTKPGGRLVIAEFSQPVIPLWRTLYTEYLMRALPAIATKVSSNPAAYVYLAESIRAWPNQDELAGWITQSGWGSVAYRNLNGGIVAVHRATKPEDTITTTAAGSQTRGRRRSSRAAN
- a CDS encoding polyprenyl synthetase family protein; the protein is MTDSPHTSWTRAGHPRPLIDELDPSTGVIATGMHLPAGFALIAEDPELGPAVSTCLAKVEKQLREAISSSDPLADATSRHLVEAGGKRIRPLLTILASHLGDARKAEVVVAAVVVELTHLATLYHDDVMDSAPYRRGAPTAHEVWGNSVAILTGDLIFARASILVSELGSRALGIQARTFERLCLGQLHETVGPRDGEDPVEHYLSVIADKTGSLVAASGQLGAIFADAPASAVDVMVSYGEKVGVAFQLADDVIDVTGLKDKSGKSPGTDLREGVPTLPVLLLRQAAASGDDSAQRVLELVDGDLRSDEALAEAVSALREHSATQQAWTVAKQWAEDAVTALDPLPDSMVKTALASFAQAVVSRDV